From a single Ignavibacteria bacterium genomic region:
- a CDS encoding ATP-grasp domain-containing protein, which produces MSNLKKKTILCISSFYKGSDFLVAAHETGWHVIFITSRSLEYENWPRESIDEIYYMPDNNKEWHLPDLIKAVSYLARHVVIDRIVALDDFDVEKAAALREHLRVPGMGETTMRYFRDKFSMRMLAREKGVLVPDFIHVLNYDEINKFMDSTEPPYIMKPRMQAGSIGMKKLESKTHAWDVINQLGDEQSGYLMEKFIPGDIYHVDTIIQDHEIKFAICSVYGLPPLEVAHQGRVFTTRTVLRGSDDEAALLKLNETVLKALGMKTGVNHTEFIKGKDGHLYFLETSARVGGANIVELVMAASGINLWAEWAKLETLDKGKKYKLPKVKKNYAALLNSLAKQEYPDLHAYNDPEVVWRLNKQYHAGLVISSPKYDRITNLLDEYVKRFYVDFFHFVPMGDKAAN; this is translated from the coding sequence ATGTCAAACTTAAAGAAGAAAACAATCCTTTGTATCTCAAGTTTTTATAAAGGTTCCGACTTTTTGGTCGCTGCTCATGAAACCGGCTGGCATGTTATTTTTATCACTTCGAGAAGCCTCGAGTATGAAAACTGGCCGAGAGAAAGCATCGATGAAATCTATTATATGCCCGACAACAATAAGGAATGGCATCTTCCCGACCTTATTAAAGCGGTAAGCTATCTCGCACGGCATGTCGTTATCGACAGAATTGTAGCCCTCGACGATTTTGATGTTGAAAAAGCTGCCGCACTTCGGGAGCACCTCCGTGTCCCCGGTATGGGTGAAACCACCATGAGATACTTTAGGGACAAATTCTCGATGAGAATGCTTGCAAGGGAAAAGGGGGTACTCGTTCCAGACTTCATCCATGTCCTGAACTACGATGAAATCAATAAATTTATGGACTCAACAGAACCCCCCTATATTATGAAACCCAGAATGCAGGCTGGTTCGATCGGGATGAAAAAACTTGAATCGAAAACTCATGCCTGGGATGTAATTAATCAACTGGGTGACGAACAGTCAGGCTACCTGATGGAGAAATTCATCCCCGGTGACATTTATCATGTCGATACCATTATTCAGGATCATGAGATCAAGTTTGCTATCTGCAGTGTTTACGGCCTCCCTCCCCTCGAGGTTGCACACCAGGGAAGGGTTTTTACTACCCGCACGGTGCTCAGAGGGAGTGATGATGAAGCCGCACTTCTAAAATTGAATGAGACAGTACTTAAAGCTCTCGGTATGAAAACAGGTGTCAACCATACTGAATTTATCAAAGGAAAAGACGGGCACCTCTACTTCCTGGAAACTTCAGCCAGAGTTGGTGGTGCGAACATAGTGGAACTCGTAATGGCTGCCAGCGGAATCAATCTCTGGGCTGAGTGGGCAAAACTTGAAACCCTCGATAAAGGAAAGAAATATAAATTACCGAAAGTGAAAAAAAATTACGCTGCACTACTGAATTCCCTCGCAAAACAGGAGTACCCGGACCTTCACGCTTACAATGATCCTGAAGTAGTGTGGAGACTAAATAAGCAGTATCATGCCGGACTCGTTATCTCGTCCCCCAAATATGACAGGATTACAAATCTCCTCGATGAATATGTGAAGAGATTCTATGTCGACTTCTTCCATTTTGTTCCGATGGGTGACAAGGCGGCGAACTGA
- the pepT gene encoding peptidase T encodes MFDPNYKFTVTDRFLDYVKVDTQSDDDAPGFPTTAKQMDLSRILVEELKAIGLEDAVLDEHGYVYATLPSNSEKDVPVIGFIAHVDTSPAISGKDVKPVIHRNYQCTDIVLPGDPTKVIDVESNPELKEMAGFDIITTDGTTLLGADDKAGIAEIMDAMNYLVTHPEVKHGKIRICFTPDEEVGRGTEHFDVKGFGAKYAYTIDGSTRGEVETETFSADAVAITILGKNVHPGYAKGKMINSIRVASRFMEKLPKDSLCPETTEGREGYVHCVAFNGTEEKTVMKFIIRDFIDDKLKEYERFLENLLKDVIAEYPGANYEFQVMEQYRNMKYILDQHPEIENNALESLKRLGIKPIQSAIRGGTDGSRLSFMGLPTPNLFAGGHNFHAATEWVAIQDMEMSVKNIVTLANVWETNS; translated from the coding sequence ATGTTTGACCCAAATTATAAGTTTACAGTAACAGACCGTTTTTTAGACTATGTAAAAGTGGATACACAATCTGATGATGATGCTCCGGGGTTCCCAACCACTGCGAAGCAAATGGACCTTTCGCGCATACTCGTAGAGGAGCTGAAGGCTATCGGACTTGAAGATGCAGTTCTTGACGAACACGGATATGTTTACGCCACACTTCCTTCAAACAGTGAGAAGGATGTGCCGGTAATAGGATTTATCGCCCATGTTGACACATCCCCGGCAATCAGCGGAAAGGATGTGAAGCCTGTAATCCATAGAAATTATCAGTGTACGGATATTGTTCTGCCCGGAGACCCTACAAAGGTAATTGATGTGGAATCGAATCCGGAATTGAAGGAAATGGCAGGATTTGATATCATTACAACAGATGGAACCACACTTCTTGGAGCCGATGACAAAGCCGGAATTGCTGAAATAATGGACGCAATGAACTATCTTGTTACACATCCTGAAGTTAAGCACGGAAAAATCAGAATCTGCTTCACTCCAGATGAGGAAGTTGGCAGAGGAACCGAACACTTTGATGTAAAGGGTTTTGGTGCGAAGTATGCCTACACAATCGATGGCTCAACCCGTGGCGAAGTGGAGACAGAGACATTCAGTGCTGACGCTGTGGCGATCACAATTCTCGGAAAGAATGTCCATCCCGGTTACGCAAAAGGTAAAATGATCAATTCGATTCGGGTTGCTTCCCGTTTCATGGAAAAATTGCCGAAAGATTCACTCTGTCCTGAGACCACCGAGGGCAGGGAAGGATATGTCCATTGTGTAGCTTTTAACGGAACTGAAGAAAAGACAGTGATGAAATTTATCATTCGTGACTTCATAGATGATAAACTGAAAGAATACGAGAGATTCCTCGAGAACCTGTTGAAGGATGTTATTGCTGAATATCCTGGCGCTAATTACGAGTTTCAGGTTATGGAACAGTACAGAAACATGAAATACATACTTGATCAGCATCCAGAAATTGAGAACAATGCGCTTGAATCACTAAAACGGCTTGGCATAAAACCAATCCAGTCAGCGATAAGAGGAGGCACAGACGGTTCGAGACTCAGCTTTATGGGTTTGCCCACTCCTAATCTTTTTGCCGGAGGGCATAATTTCCACGCAGCGACAGAATGGGTCGCAATTCAGGATATGGAAATGTCGGTAAAGAACATTGTTACTTTGGCAAATGTCTGGGAAACAAATTCCTGA
- a CDS encoding D-glycerate dehydrogenase: protein MVKFINLFPKDTPVKVFSTYHLPGNLEEKFQKHNIQYSENPFNRSLAKDEIIQMAKDCDGLIALLSDNIDNEVIGSLTNCKIIANYAVGFNNIDLDSAKAHDIVVTNTPGILTDATAEITFALILAASRNLRAGEMMVRENRFTGWKPELLTGPGLTGKTLGVVGAGRIAQAVARIAVAFKMRVIYYSRSRKPDMPGEFTDLENLMRTSDFISLHIPLNPETRGLISAPLLDMMKKDAVFINTSRGEVVDEKHLIGILKNNKIYSAGFDVYTNEPAIDPELLLLDNAVLLPHLGSATFETRKAMAHLAADNIIAVLNGNRPLTPVGS from the coding sequence ATGGTCAAATTCATAAATTTATTCCCTAAAGATACACCTGTGAAAGTATTTTCAACATATCACCTTCCCGGCAACCTCGAAGAAAAGTTTCAGAAACACAACATTCAATATTCTGAAAATCCGTTTAACCGCTCATTAGCCAAAGACGAAATAATTCAAATGGCAAAAGACTGCGACGGACTAATAGCCCTTCTTAGTGATAACATAGACAATGAGGTCATCGGTTCCTTGACCAACTGCAAAATAATTGCAAACTATGCAGTTGGATTCAACAATATCGATCTGGATTCAGCAAAAGCACATGATATCGTGGTAACAAATACCCCGGGTATTCTGACTGATGCCACCGCGGAAATCACATTCGCCCTCATTCTGGCTGCTTCAAGGAACCTAAGAGCCGGCGAAATGATGGTCAGGGAAAACCGATTCACCGGATGGAAACCGGAATTACTGACGGGTCCGGGTCTTACCGGGAAAACCTTGGGAGTGGTCGGAGCAGGAAGAATTGCACAGGCAGTTGCACGGATAGCGGTTGCGTTCAAAATGAGGGTGATTTATTATTCCCGGAGCAGGAAACCTGATATGCCTGGAGAATTCACAGATTTGGAAAACCTGATGCGAACCTCCGATTTCATTTCCCTCCACATCCCGCTTAATCCGGAAACCAGAGGACTAATTTCCGCCCCGTTGCTCGACATGATGAAAAAAGATGCGGTTTTCATTAATACATCCAGAGGTGAAGTAGTGGATGAAAAACATTTAATTGGAATTTTGAAGAATAATAAAATATATTCAGCAGGATTTGATGTCTACACAAATGAACCCGCAATTGACCCCGAACTCCTCCTGCTGGACAATGCTGTACTCCTCCCCCATCTCGGAAGTGCCACATTTGAGACCAGAAAAGCGATGGCTCACCTCGCTGCTGACAACATTATTGCGGTTCTTAACGGCAACAGACCTCTCACTCCGGTCGGCTCCTGA
- a CDS encoding TlpA family protein disulfide reductase gives MTRKSGLIFLTAVVTVLFSFGFKVYDKAPDFELKATDGKMIKLSDYKGKIVIIDFWATWCPPCRKGIPDLVELQEKYGRDLVIIGISLDDKRTIKDVEPFVTKYKINYPVVYGDEKTVALFGNIESIPTSFVIDRDGNIVKTHVGLIPKAEYEKDIEGLLK, from the coding sequence ATGACGCGTAAATCCGGCTTAATATTTTTGACGGCAGTGGTTACCGTTTTATTCTCATTCGGATTTAAAGTGTATGACAAGGCACCCGATTTCGAGCTGAAAGCCACTGACGGCAAGATGATTAAACTTTCCGATTACAAGGGAAAGATAGTGATCATAGATTTTTGGGCTACCTGGTGCCCTCCCTGCAGAAAAGGGATACCTGATCTGGTTGAATTACAGGAGAAGTACGGAAGGGACCTGGTTATTATCGGGATAAGTCTCGATGACAAAAGAACCATTAAGGATGTGGAACCGTTTGTAACCAAGTATAAAATAAACTATCCTGTGGTTTATGGTGACGAAAAGACAGTCGCTTTGTTTGGGAATATCGAGTCGATACCAACAAGTTTTGTAATTGATCGTGATGGTAATATCGTGAAAACACATGTGGGGCTGATTCCCAAGGCGGAATACGAAAAAGACATTGAAGGATTACTGAAGTAG
- a CDS encoding ATP-binding protein — protein sequence MDPCKVSLKLPASAKHQVFFSETGIRIIESFAGIEKSADNTKYLSDCKLLLHELFTNAINHSGTPEVEFQFSFEENWFSIEMIFEGAGFTIKPVKEDSTPGAVKHQPPYKGLQGENFILHLDADFEVVCEVTGEHELTLKNRERTSPKAEDRFSIPEHFGLFIITMLGHDVHYKRDKEGKNFFSLKKSLP from the coding sequence ATGGACCCCTGCAAGGTATCTCTTAAATTACCGGCTTCTGCCAAACATCAAGTCTTCTTCTCGGAAACGGGAATCAGGATTATTGAGTCCTTCGCCGGAATTGAGAAATCTGCGGATAACACAAAATACCTTTCAGACTGCAAGCTCCTTCTCCACGAACTTTTCACCAATGCAATAAACCATTCCGGCACCCCGGAGGTGGAATTTCAATTTTCATTCGAGGAAAACTGGTTTAGTATCGAAATGATTTTTGAAGGAGCCGGATTCACAATAAAACCGGTAAAGGAAGACAGCACTCCGGGAGCCGTAAAACATCAGCCGCCATACAAGGGACTCCAGGGCGAAAATTTCATCCTCCATCTCGATGCTGATTTTGAAGTGGTGTGTGAAGTGACGGGAGAGCATGAACTTACTCTTAAGAACAGGGAACGAACCTCACCAAAAGCGGAAGACAGGTTTTCAATCCCCGAGCATTTCGGATTGTTTATTATTACAATGCTTGGACACGATGTACATTATAAAAGGGACAAGGAAGGGAAGAACTTTTTCAGCCTGAAAAAATCCCTCCCCTGA
- a CDS encoding STAS domain-containing protein: MNFDIMIHSGIKVFRIHNPRATSTIAPEFRNLLIEEITMNPGAIIAIDFSKVDYIDSSFIGSLVAGYKESLKYNVTIKVFGTQERVESTFESTKLYNLFEIFKNFTQLKKTLE; encoded by the coding sequence ATGAACTTCGACATAATGATACACAGCGGAATTAAGGTTTTCCGTATTCATAACCCGCGCGCCACTTCAACGATTGCACCTGAATTCAGGAACCTTCTTATCGAGGAGATTACCATGAACCCGGGAGCGATAATAGCAATTGATTTTTCCAAAGTTGACTATATCGATTCCTCTTTTATCGGGTCACTTGTAGCCGGATATAAGGAATCTCTCAAGTACAATGTTACAATAAAAGTTTTTGGGACACAGGAAAGAGTTGAATCAACATTCGAGTCGACAAAGCTTTACAATTTGTTCGAAATATTCAAAAACTTTACACAGCTCAAGAAAACACTGGAATAA
- a CDS encoding 4-phosphoerythronate dehydrogenase has product MNIILDENIENARQTFEYLGQTELVHGRKITSDIVRDADILIVRSITQVNKDLLDGSRVRFVGTATIGTDHIDTGYLAEKGIGFSSAKGCNSDAVAEYVFISIFRAAVRKGITLKGKSIGIVGCGNIGSRVERIAKAFGFETVVNDPPLQRETGDPKFRSLEEALRCDIITFHTPLNRTGVDRTFHLLDEGGMKLLKNDAIVINASRGEVIDNTAFDLKLSESNVTAILDVWEGEPVFSPSLLAKTFIASPHVAGYSLEGKINGTVIIHDALCDFLGLERQLPPALPVVENNVVEYMDTGSFEETVERILCSYYDPDLDTTAMRETAKLPDLERGAAFDGLRKNYKLRREYTNYIIKGEIVDPVIKAGLQSLRYNFTGS; this is encoded by the coding sequence TTGAATATTATTTTAGACGAAAACATAGAAAACGCCCGACAAACATTCGAATATCTCGGACAAACAGAACTTGTACATGGAAGAAAAATCACTTCCGACATTGTCAGGGATGCCGACATTCTGATTGTAAGGTCGATAACGCAGGTAAACAAGGATCTCCTTGATGGGAGCAGGGTTCGGTTTGTAGGGACTGCAACGATAGGAACCGACCATATCGATACCGGATACCTCGCCGAAAAGGGGATTGGATTTTCATCAGCAAAAGGGTGCAATTCAGATGCTGTTGCTGAGTATGTTTTTATTTCGATATTCCGTGCCGCCGTTAGAAAAGGGATTACACTAAAAGGGAAATCAATTGGAATTGTGGGGTGTGGCAACATCGGGAGTCGTGTCGAGAGAATAGCTAAAGCATTCGGATTTGAGACGGTTGTTAATGATCCGCCACTTCAGCGGGAGACGGGAGATCCAAAATTCCGCAGCCTCGAGGAAGCTCTAAGGTGTGACATAATTACTTTTCATACACCACTTAACCGCACGGGAGTTGATCGCACATTTCACCTTCTTGATGAGGGGGGGATGAAACTCCTTAAAAACGATGCGATCGTAATCAACGCTTCAAGAGGAGAGGTGATTGACAACACTGCTTTTGACCTCAAACTTTCGGAGAGTAATGTTACTGCCATTTTGGATGTATGGGAGGGGGAACCTGTTTTTTCACCTTCACTTCTTGCCAAAACTTTCATAGCATCACCCCATGTCGCAGGTTACTCGCTTGAAGGAAAGATAAATGGGACTGTGATTATTCATGATGCCTTGTGCGACTTCCTCGGTTTGGAAAGGCAACTGCCTCCGGCCTTGCCTGTAGTGGAAAACAATGTTGTGGAGTACATGGATACAGGAAGTTTCGAGGAAACTGTCGAGAGGATTCTCTGTTCTTATTATGATCCTGATTTGGATACCACAGCTATGCGTGAAACTGCCAAGCTTCCTGACCTCGAGAGAGGTGCTGCTTTTGACGGACTGAGAAAAAACTACAAACTGAGGCGGGAGTATACAAATTATATCATTAAAGGGGAAATTGTTGACCCGGTGATAAAAGCGGGGCTTCAGTCCCTCAGATACAATTTTACCGGGAGTTAA
- a CDS encoding TonB family protein, translated as MLNAQDTLKNFHPNGAVSEIFVLKNKVRDGVGRIFDPAGNLVSEIPYISGRVEGVVKNYYSNGSVMESFQIVDGRRTGIYEKYDSLGNLVATLNFYNGAIKKSDPVSPDNQFAGDESDNKKYDLASVKLTKEEVAFLQKYKPVIPPGDPAIYDSYDEPARFLRGEEEFYSRLFYPSRALEDGLEGTVVIRALINTEGAVEKTEVIKSLGLGCDESAAITVRYTSFLPAKLKGREVNAYTDITVNFKLPGKGN; from the coding sequence TTGCTGAATGCTCAGGACACATTAAAAAATTTTCACCCCAATGGTGCTGTTTCCGAAATATTTGTTCTTAAAAACAAAGTAAGAGACGGAGTCGGCAGGATTTTCGACCCTGCAGGTAATCTTGTTTCCGAAATACCCTATATATCAGGGAGAGTTGAAGGAGTTGTAAAAAACTATTACAGCAACGGAAGCGTCATGGAATCTTTTCAGATAGTTGACGGAAGAAGAACGGGGATATATGAGAAATATGACTCGCTTGGAAACCTGGTTGCCACACTTAATTTTTATAACGGCGCCATAAAAAAGTCAGACCCCGTTTCTCCCGACAATCAGTTTGCCGGAGATGAAAGTGACAACAAAAAATATGATCTCGCCTCGGTAAAACTTACCAAAGAGGAAGTGGCGTTTCTTCAAAAATACAAACCTGTAATTCCTCCCGGAGATCCCGCGATTTACGACTCATATGATGAGCCCGCCCGTTTTCTAAGAGGTGAAGAGGAATTCTACAGCAGGTTGTTCTATCCTTCCCGTGCACTCGAAGACGGACTTGAGGGAACTGTTGTCATCCGTGCCCTGATTAACACCGAAGGAGCAGTCGAAAAAACAGAAGTGATAAAATCTCTCGGGCTGGGATGCGATGAGTCTGCAGCAATCACTGTGCGATATACCTCATTCCTCCCCGCAAAATTAAAGGGTCGAGAAGTAAACGCATACACCGATATAACAGTCAACTTTAAGTTACCCGGAAAAGGGAATTAA
- a CDS encoding rhodanese-related sulfurtransferase, which yields MLSDNNSCVVITFYKYTKIEDPEEFQPVLLNFCLQEEIKGKIYLANEGINGSISGERKKIEIFKQYLQAFPFIGEIIFKEDPITGLCHEKMFVRVRKELVNSGARDIDLSLGGKRLSPEQLLKFYEEGKEFVIIDTRNWYESKIGRFKNALTPHIENFRDWPGFVDQIEDLKDKTVITYCTGGIRCEKASAVMVEKGFKDVWQLDGGIVSYLHKYPDTYWEGGMFVFDNRRVVEVNTKEELKHVAQCEHCGKPTSKYINCHNLICDRIFVCCEDCRKEMDYSCSEECMKSPHRRSKYYD from the coding sequence ATTCTGTCCGATAACAACAGCTGTGTAGTTATTACTTTTTACAAATACACAAAAATTGAAGACCCTGAAGAATTTCAGCCGGTTCTCCTTAATTTCTGCCTGCAGGAAGAGATTAAGGGGAAAATCTATCTCGCCAATGAAGGAATTAACGGTTCCATTTCAGGTGAGAGAAAGAAGATCGAAATTTTCAAGCAGTATCTTCAGGCTTTTCCCTTCATTGGCGAGATTATTTTCAAGGAAGATCCGATAACCGGACTCTGCCACGAAAAAATGTTCGTGAGAGTGCGAAAAGAGCTCGTCAACTCGGGGGCAAGGGATATCGACCTTAGCCTCGGTGGCAAGAGACTCTCTCCTGAACAGCTCCTGAAATTCTACGAAGAGGGGAAGGAATTTGTAATTATCGACACCCGCAACTGGTATGAAAGCAAGATCGGCAGATTCAAAAACGCTCTGACACCCCATATCGAAAACTTCAGGGACTGGCCCGGTTTCGTTGACCAGATTGAAGACCTGAAGGACAAAACCGTCATCACATACTGCACAGGCGGCATCAGATGCGAAAAGGCATCCGCTGTTATGGTAGAAAAAGGTTTTAAGGATGTCTGGCAGCTCGATGGCGGAATCGTCAGTTACCTCCACAAATATCCCGATACCTACTGGGAAGGCGGCATGTTTGTGTTCGATAACCGGAGGGTTGTCGAAGTAAATACCAAGGAGGAGTTGAAACATGTTGCACAGTGCGAACACTGCGGCAAACCAACCTCCAAATACATCAATTGCCACAATCTGATCTGCGACCGGATTTTTGTATGCTGCGAAGACTGCCGTAAGGAAATGGATTATTCATGCAGTGAAGAGTGCATGAAATCACCCCACAGGAGATCGAAGTATTACGACTAA
- a CDS encoding 30S ribosomal protein THX — translation MGKGDPRTKRGKIFKGSNGKFRPTLKNINRAKKETAQGETSAK, via the coding sequence ATGGGCAAAGGCGACCCAAGAACAAAAAGAGGAAAGATCTTTAAAGGATCCAACGGCAAATTCAGACCTACCCTGAAGAACATCAACAGGGCGAAAAAAGAAACTGCCCAAGGCGAAACCTCAGCAAAATAG
- a CDS encoding nucleotidyltransferase domain-containing protein, which yields MDTETISVIDRFILKIKQSFSPKYVILFGSYLRGEQKEFSDIDIAVVFEKYEGKNILEDNAFLFRLAWEVDARIEPVILSLENDNSGFAESVVKNGKILYAA from the coding sequence TTGGATACTGAAACAATCTCAGTAATCGACAGATTCATATTAAAAATAAAACAATCTTTCAGTCCCAAATATGTCATTTTATTCGGTTCGTATTTAAGGGGAGAGCAGAAGGAATTTAGTGACATAGATATTGCTGTAGTTTTTGAAAAGTACGAAGGCAAGAACATTTTGGAAGATAATGCTTTTTTATTTCGACTGGCCTGGGAGGTGGATGCCCGTATTGAACCCGTAATCCTGTCTCTTGAAAATGATAATAGTGGTTTCGCTGAGTCTGTTGTAAAAAATGGTAAAATTCTATACGCTGCGTAA
- a CDS encoding HEPN domain-containing protein: MKKKVNYWFEMVFYDLETAKAMLESKRYLYVGFFCHLIIEKALKGHFWFKIQEEPPFTHNLVILSDRSGLSNLLTIEQKILLSELMPLNIAGRYSHEKEEIGKILTKEHCNLLLNKTEELANWILKQSQ, translated from the coding sequence ATCAAAAAAAAAGTTAACTATTGGTTTGAAATGGTTTTCTATGATTTGGAAACTGCAAAAGCCATGCTTGAGTCAAAGAGGTATCTTTATGTCGGATTTTTTTGCCATCTAATTATTGAAAAGGCTCTTAAGGGTCATTTTTGGTTTAAAATTCAAGAAGAGCCGCCATTCACTCACAATCTGGTAATTTTAAGTGACCGTTCAGGTCTGTCGAATTTGCTCACGATTGAACAAAAAATACTTTTATCTGAGTTGATGCCTCTTAACATTGCGGGTAGATATTCGCATGAAAAAGAAGAAATTGGAAAAATCCTGACAAAAGAACATTGTAATTTATTGTTAAATAAAACTGAGGAGTTGGCAAATTGGATACTGAAACAATCTCAGTAA
- a CDS encoding DUF4097 family beta strand repeat protein, which produces MKSSINTIKKTIFLLPLLAVSLISSSCSTHYSDYDHKDVVAKLLLEKSFQVTAGGKLGVEVVAADVEVTTWNQNEVSVKIYGDEDALDKVDIAVEQSGNTVSVSIEKKSFLKSLSNLDLRVEVKTPASYSAEVKTSGGFIKLKDMNGSFALKTSGGNIGVANSSGSLDARTSGGDVKLGKFKGSAKLHTSGGNVQVKDVEGSVEAGTSGGDVEIDSQSGSIVAKTSGGSIRLKYTGENQGIECSTSGGDIDVYVPESFKADVMLKTSGGSVSCELPASNVKTGNSSFTGSVNGGGVPLICKTSGGSISLNKLK; this is translated from the coding sequence ATGAAATCTTCAATTAACACAATCAAAAAAACGATCTTTTTACTCCCTCTGTTGGCGGTATCCCTGATCTCATCCTCATGCTCAACCCACTACAGCGACTATGATCACAAGGATGTAGTAGCCAAACTGCTTCTTGAAAAGTCATTTCAGGTTACGGCAGGCGGGAAGCTGGGAGTTGAAGTAGTGGCGGCTGATGTCGAAGTAACCACATGGAACCAGAATGAAGTAAGCGTAAAGATTTACGGTGATGAGGATGCTCTTGACAAGGTGGACATCGCAGTCGAACAGTCAGGTAACACAGTTTCGGTATCCATAGAGAAGAAAAGTTTTTTGAAAAGCCTGAGCAATCTCGATTTAAGGGTTGAAGTGAAAACACCCGCAAGCTACAGTGCTGAAGTGAAGACCAGCGGCGGATTTATCAAATTGAAAGACATGAACGGAAGCTTTGCTCTTAAAACCTCGGGCGGAAACATCGGAGTTGCCAATTCTTCAGGATCACTTGATGCCAGAACAAGTGGCGGTGATGTGAAGCTTGGTAAATTCAAAGGTTCTGCAAAACTTCATACATCAGGTGGAAATGTTCAGGTTAAGGATGTTGAAGGTTCTGTTGAAGCAGGCACTTCGGGTGGAGATGTCGAGATTGATAGTCAGTCAGGCTCCATCGTTGCAAAGACATCAGGCGGAAGCATTCGCCTCAAATATACGGGAGAGAATCAGGGAATTGAATGCTCAACCTCAGGCGGTGACATTGATGTATATGTCCCTGAATCCTTCAAGGCAGATGTGATGCTGAAAACCTCAGGCGGATCGGTAAGTTGCGAACTTCCAGCATCGAATGTAAAGACAGGCAACAGCAGTTTCACAGGCAGCGTAAACGGTGGTGGTGTTCCCCTCATTTGCAAAACCAGCGGTGGATCAATATCGCTGAACAAGCTCAAATAG